A stretch of the Macaca mulatta isolate MMU2019108-1 chromosome 14, T2T-MMU8v2.0, whole genome shotgun sequence genome encodes the following:
- the OR5A2 gene encoding olfactory receptor 5A2 produces the protein MAVGRNNTIVTKFILLGLSDHPQMNIFLFMLFLGLYLLTLTWNLSLIALIRMDSHLHTPMYFFLSNLSFLDICYVSSTAPKILSVIITEQKTISFVGCATQYFVFCGMGLTECFLLAAMAYDRYAAICNPLLYTVLISHTLCLKMVVCAYVGGFLSSFIETYSVYQHDFCGPNMINHFFCDLPPVLALSCSDPFTSEVVTFIVGVLVGIVSVLVVLISYGYIVASVLKISSATGRTKAFSTCASHLTAVILFYGSGFFMYMRPSSSYSLNRDKVVSIFYALVIPVVNPIIYSFRNKEIKNAMRKAMERDLRISHGGPFIFMTLG, from the coding sequence ATGGCTGTAGGAAGGAACAACACAATTGTGACAAAATTTATCCTCCTGGGACTTTCAGACCATCCTCaaatgaatattttccttttcatgttaTTTCTGGGACTCTACCTGCTGACGTTGACCTGGAACTTAAGCCTCATTGCTCTCATCAGGATGGACTCTCACCTGCACACGCCCATGTACTTCTTCCTCAGTAACCTGTCCTTCTTGGACATCTGCTATGTGTCCTCCACTGCCCCCAAGATCCTCTCTGTCATCATCACAGAGCAGAAAACCATTTCGTTTGTTGGCTGTGCCACTCAGTACTTTGTCTTCTGTGGGATGGGGCTGACTGAATGCTTTCTCCTGGCAGCTATGGCCTATGATCGGTATGCTGCAATCTGCAACCCCTTGCTTTACACAGTCCTGATATCCCATACCCTTTGTTTAAAGATGGTGGTTTGCGCCTATGTGGGTGGATTCCTTAGCTCTTTCATTGAAACATACTCTGTCTATCAGCATGATTTCTGTGGGCCCAATATGATCAACCACTTTTTCTGTGACCTCCCCCCAGTCCTGGCTCTGTCCTGCTCTGATCCCTTCACCAGCGAGGTGGTGACCTTCATAGTGGGTGTTCTCGTTGGAATAGTGTCTGTGCTAGTGGTCCTCATCTCTTACGGCTACATTGTTGCCTCTGTTCTGAAGATCAGCTCAGCTACAGGTAGGACCAAGGCCTTCAGCACTTGTGCCTCTCACCTGACTGCTGTGATCCTCTTCTATGGTTCTGGATTCTTCATGTACATGCGACCCAGTTCCAGCTACTCCCTAAACAGGGACAAGGTGGTGTCCATATTCTATGCCTTGGTGATCCCTGTGGTGAATCCCATCATCTACAGTTTTAGGAATAAGGAGATTAAAAATGCCATGAGGAAAGCCATGGAAAGGGACCTCAGGATTTCTCATGGTGGACCATTCATTTTTATGACCTTGGGCTAA